The following nucleotide sequence is from Synergistota bacterium.
CTCGCGAAGTGAACCCCCTGAACGGTCACATTGACCTCTTTAACCTTATAGCCGGTCATTTCCTCAACGGTTTCCTTTATCTTTTCCTGAACCTCCCAAACCAAATTCGGTATCTTCATGCCATACTCAACCGTTATGGAAAGGTCCACGCTAACCTCATCCTCATCCACTTCTATCTTAACTCCCTTCGGTGTGGGTTTCTTGCCAAGTTTCTCCGCCAGTTCTTCCATGAAACTTCCGCCAGTAGCAGGTCTTATACCCTTAACTTCAGCCAAAGCCATTGCAACTATAGTAGCTATAACATCATCGTTTATCTTAACGATGCCTTTTACATCTTTTGCTCTATTTTCCATCTCCATTGGCGCTCTCACCCTCCTCAGAGGCTATAAGCTTTCCGCAAGCAGGGCACCTTATCTCCTCCTCAGAAAAAAAGTCTTTCTCCGGAACGAGAAACATTTCTCCACAATGAGGACACTCCACCTCTTCAAATTCTTCTTCAAGACCCAGCTCCTTTTCCTCTCCAAGGAGATCTTTTTCCAAGCTCGCAAGATCATCATCAATTGACTCCACATACTCCTCAAGATCAAGCTGGGTTCTCTCAAGCTCTTCTATCGCAGATGAAATTTCATCAAGAGCATCTACTATCAGTCCTATTATCTGTGCCAAGTTTTCTTCATTAATTCCTCCCCCCTTAATAAACCCCTTAATATAAGCAACTTTCTCCTTTAGGGTCATATGATCCCCTCCTTCGGCGCGGGTGTCAAAATCTCGGCTCCTTCCGCTCTAACTACAATGGTATCCTCTATACGGACTCCAAGCTCGCCCCTTAAGTATACACCAGGCTCTATCGTTATAACCATACCTTCTTC
It contains:
- a CDS encoding Asp23/Gls24 family envelope stress response protein, producing MENRAKDVKGIVKINDDVIATIVAMALAEVKGIRPATGGSFMEELAEKLGKKPTPKGVKIEVDEDEVSVDLSITVEYGMKIPNLVWEVQEKIKETVEEMTGYKVKEVNVTVQGVHFARRAEEKEEEG